In Portunus trituberculatus isolate SZX2019 chromosome 44, ASM1759143v1, whole genome shotgun sequence, a single window of DNA contains:
- the LOC123518842 gene encoding cuticle protein AM1159-like yields MMAASVPVQTATMKFVILAALAAVALAKPVYDDSHSFESLEHIPILKDERVHEDDGRFSMDMETGNGISFSKSGTPDGPEGTVVMSGVYSYTAPDGTPVEVKFVADEGGYQPDSALLPVAPAFPHPIPQFVLDQIAKAAREDAERSSEEGYSYA; encoded by the exons ATGATGGCGGCATCAGTACCTGTCCAAACAGCAACCATGAAGTTT GTGATCCTCGCCGCCCTGGCCGCCGTGGCCCTCGCCAAGCCTGTGTATGATGACTCCCACTCCTTCGAGAGCTTGGAGCACATCCCCATCCTGAAGGACGAGCGTGTCCACGAGGATGACGGCAGGTTCAGCATGGACATGGAGACTGGCAACGGCATCTCCTTCTCCAAGTCTGGCACTCCTGACGGCCCCGAGGGCACCGTTGTCATGTCCGGAGTCTACTC CTACACCGCCCCTGACGGCACCCCCGTTGAGGTCAAGTTCGTCGCCGACGAGGGCGGCTACCAGCCCGACTCTGCCCTTCTGCCCGTGGCCCCCGCcttcccccaccccatcccccagTTCGTGCTGGACCAGATCGCTAAGGCCGCCCGTGAGGACGCCGAGCGCTCCTCCGAAGAGGGATACTCCTACGCCTAA
- the LOC123518941 gene encoding cuticle protein AM1159-like produces the protein MKFVILAALAAVALAKPVYDDSHSFESLEHIPILKDERVHEDDGRFSMDMETGNGISFSKSGSPDGPEGTVVMSGVYSYTAPDGTPVEVKFVADEGGYQPDSALLPVAPAFPHPIPQFVLDQIAKAAREDAERSSEEGYSYA, from the exons ATGAAGTTT GTGATCCTCGCCGCCCTGGCCGCCGTGGCCCTCGCCAAGCCTGTGTACGATGACTCCCACTCCTTCGAGAGCTTGGAGCACATTCCCATCCTGAAGGACGAGCGTGTCCACGAGGATGACGGCAGGTTTAGCATGGACATGGAGACTGGCAACGGCATCTCCTTCTCCAAGTCTGGCTCTCCTGACGGTCCCGAGGGCACCGTTGTCATGTCCGGAGTCTACTC CTACACCGCCCCTGACGGCACCCCCGTTGAGGTCAAGTTCGTCGCCGACGAGGGCGGCTACCAGCCCGACTCTGCCCTTCTGCCCGTGGCTCCTGCcttcccccaccccatcccccagTTCGTGCTGGACCAGATCGCTAAGGCCGCCCGTGAGGACGCCGAGCGCTCCTCCGAAGAGGGATACTCCTACGCCTAA
- the LOC123518837 gene encoding cuticle protein AM1159-like: MMAASVPVQTATMKFVILAALAAVALAKPVYDDSHSFESLEHIPILKDERVHEDDGRFSMDMETGNGISFSKSGSPDGPEGTVVMSGVYSYTAPDGTPVEVKFVADEGGYQPDSALLPVAPAFPHPIPQFVLDQIAKAAREDAERSSEEGYSYA, encoded by the exons ATGATGGCGGCATCAGTACCTGTCCAAACAGCAACCATGAAGTTT GTGATCCTCGCCGCCCTGGCCGCCGTGGCCCTTGCCAAGCCTGTGTACGATGACTCCCACTCCTTCGAGAGCTTGGAGCACATCCCCATCCTGAAGGACGAGCGTGTCCACGAGGATGACGGCAGGTTCAGCATGGACATGGAGACTGGCAACGGCATCTCCTTCTCCAAGTCTGGCTCCCCTGACGGTCCCGAGGGCACCGTTGTCATGTCCGGAGTCTACTC CTACACCGCCCCTGACGGCACCCCCGTTGAGGTCAAGTTCGTCGCCGACGAGGGCGGCTACCAGCCCGACTCTGCCCTTCTGCCCGTGGCTCCTGCcttcccccaccccatcccccagTTCGTGCTGGACCAGATCGCTAAGGCCGCCCGTGAGGACGCCGAGCGCTCCTCCGAAGAGGGATACTCCTACGCCTAA
- the LOC123518828 gene encoding cuticle protein AM1159-like: MAASVPVQTATMKFVILAALAAVALAKPVYDDSHSFESLEHIPILKDERVHEDDGRFSMDMETGNGISFSKSGSPDGPEGTVVMSGVYSYTAPDGTPVEVKFVADEGGYQPDSALLPVAPAFPHPIPQFVLDQIAKAAREDAERSSEEGYSYA; encoded by the exons ATGGCGGCATCAGTACCTGTCCAAACAGCAACCATGAAGTTT GTGATCCTCGCCGCCCTGGCCGCCGTGGCCCTCGCCAAGCCTGTGTACGATGACTCCCACTCCTTCGAGAGCTTGGAGCACATTCCCATCCTGAAGGACGAGCGTGTCCACGAGGATGACGGCAGGTTCAGCATGGACATGGAGACTGGCAACGGCATCTCCTTCTCCAAGTCTGGCTCTCCTGACGGCCCCGAGGGCACCGTTGTCATGTCCGGAGTCTACTC CTACACCGCCCCTGACGGCACCCCCGTTGAGGTCAAGTTCGTCGCCGACGAGGGCGGCTACCAGCCCGACTCTGCCCTTCTGCCCGTGGCTCCCGCcttcccccaccccatcccccagTTCGTGCTGGACCAGATCGCTAAGGCCGCCCGTGAGGACGCCGAACGCTCCTCCGAAGAGGGATACTCCTACGCCTAA
- the LOC123518938 gene encoding cuticle protein AM1159-like, whose amino-acid sequence MMAASVPVQTATMKFVILAALAAVALAKPVYDDSHSFESLEHIPILKDERVHEDDGRFSMDMETGNGISFSKSGSPDGPEGTVVMSGVYSYTAPDGTPVEVKFVADEGGYQPDSALLPVAPAFPHPIPQFVLDQIAKAAREDAERSSEEGYSYA is encoded by the exons ATGATGGCGGCATCAGTACCTGTCCAAACAGCAACCATGAAGTTT GTGATCCTCGCCGCCCTCGCCGCCGTGGCCCTCGCCAAGCCTGTGTACGATGACTCCCACTCCTTCGAGAGCTTGGAGCACATTCCCATCCTGAAGGACGAGCGTGTCCACGAGGATGACGGCAGGTTCAGCATGGACATGGAGACTGGCAACGGCATCTCCTTCTCCAAGTCTGGCTCTCCTGACGGTCCCGAGGGCACCGTTGTCATGTCCGGAGTCTACTC CTACACCGCCCCTGATGGCACCCCCGTTGAGGTCAAGTTCGTCGCCGACGAGGGCGGCTACCAGCCCGACTCTGCCCTTCTGCCCGTGGCTCCCGCcttcccccaccccatcccccagTTCGTGCTGGACCAGATCGCTAAGGCCGCCCGTGAGGACGCCGAGCGCTCCTCCGAAGAGGGATACTCCTACGCCTAA
- the LOC123518939 gene encoding cuticle protein AM1159-like, translating to MMAASVPVQTATMKFVILAALAAVALAKPVYDDSHSFESLEHIPILKDERVHEDDGRFSMDMETGNGISFSKSGSPDGPEGTVVMSGVYSYTAPDGTPVEVKFVADEGGYQPDSALLPVAPAFPHPIPQFVLDQIAKAAREDAERSSEEGYSYA from the exons ATGATGGCGGCATCAGTACCTGTCCAAACAGCAACCATGAAGTTT GTGATCCTCGCCGCCCTGGCAGCCGTGGCCCTCGCCAAGCCTGTGTACGATGACTCCCACTCCTTCGAGAGCTTGGAGCACATTCCCATCCTGAAGGACGAGCGTGTCCACGAGGATGACGGCAGGTTCAGCATGGACATGGAGACTGGCAACGGCATCTCCTTCTCCAAGTCTGGCTCTCCTGACGGTCCCGAGGGCACCGTTGTCATGTCTGGAGTCTACTC TTACACCGCCCCTGACGGCACCCCCGTTGAGGTCAAGTTTGTCGCAGATGAGGGCGGCTACCAGCCCGACTCTGCCCTTCTGCCCGTAGCTCCCGCcttcccccaccccatcccccagTTCGTGCTGGACCAGATCGCTAAGGCCGCCCGTGAGGACGCCGAGCGCTCCTCCGAAGAGGGATACTCCTACGCCTAA
- the LOC123518937 gene encoding cuticle protein AM1159-like, with amino-acid sequence MMAASVPVQTATMKFVILAALAAVALAKPVYDDSHSFESLEHIPILKDERVHEDDGRFSMDMETGNGISFSKSGSPDGPEGTVVMSGVYSYTAPDGTPVEVKFVADEGGYQPDSALLPVAPAFPHPIPQFVLDQIAKAAREDAERSSEEAYSYA; translated from the exons ATGATGGCGGCATCAGTACCTGTCCAAACAGCAACCATGAAGTTT GTGATCCTCGCCGCCCTGGCCGCCGTGGCCCTCGCCAAGCCTGTGTACGATGACTCCCACTCCTTCGAGAGCTTGGAGCACATCCCCATCCTGAAGGACGAGCGTGTCCACGAGGATGACGGCAGGTTCAGCATGGACATGGAGACTGGCAACGGCATCTCCTTCTCCAAGTCTGGCTCTCCTGACGGGCCCGAGGGCACCGTTGTCATGTCCGGAGTCTACTC CTACACCGCCCCTGACGGCACCCCCGTTGAGGTCAAGTTCGTCGCCGACGAGGGCGGCTACCAGCCCGACTCTGCCCTTCTGCCCGTGGCCCCCGCCTTCCCCCACCCGATCCCCCAGTTCGTGCTGGACCAGATCGCTAAGGCCGCCCGTGAGGACGCCGAGCGCTCCTCCGAAGAGGCATACTCCTATGCCTAA